A single window of Martelella sp. NC20 DNA harbors:
- a CDS encoding J domain-containing protein: MIDPYEVLGINRDCDGEAVRAAYRQLAKEAHPDSGGDGDRFARLQASYDLLKDPVRRRVYDDTGYDPELADAKDLKGVLLLEPLVNEMILDEREPGSFDPVAAMRRKLSDDILKSRFHILELERHRARVRKHMARLARRKRDKGSSDVLGSMLRARSESIGEAIRNAETQIEAIEQAYVMLEGYAYELEHDGEADTDKHLEDKTAQGKAAE; this comes from the coding sequence TTGATCGATCCCTATGAAGTGCTGGGCATAAATCGCGATTGCGACGGCGAGGCCGTGCGCGCGGCGTACCGGCAGCTTGCCAAGGAAGCGCATCCCGACAGCGGCGGCGACGGCGACCGCTTCGCCCGCCTTCAGGCTTCCTACGACCTGTTGAAGGACCCGGTGCGCCGCAGGGTGTATGATGATACCGGCTATGACCCCGAACTCGCCGACGCCAAGGATCTGAAGGGCGTGCTGCTGCTCGAACCGCTGGTCAACGAGATGATCCTCGATGAGCGCGAGCCGGGCAGTTTCGATCCCGTGGCGGCGATGCGGCGCAAGCTTTCCGATGACATCCTGAAGAGCCGTTTCCACATACTGGAGCTGGAGCGCCACCGCGCACGGGTGCGCAAGCATATGGCGAGGCTTGCCCGGCGCAAGCGCGACAAGGGCAGTTCCGATGTGCTGGGATCGATGCTGCGGGCGCGCAGCGAATCGATCGGGGAGGCGATCCGCAATGCCGAAACGCAGATCGAGGCGATCGAGCAGGCCTATGTGATGCTTGAAGGCTATGCCTACGAACTCGAGCATGATGGCGAAGCGGATACCGACAAACATCTGGAAGACAAGACCGCGCAGGGCAAGGCTGCGGAATAA